Proteins from one Candidatus Omnitrophota bacterium genomic window:
- a CDS encoding YbgC/FadM family acyl-CoA thioesterase has protein sequence MSKSRLEKKIYYHDTDCGGVVYHASYLNHLEEGRTELLREKGVDVGELACKGTIFPVVHVEIDYKYPAVYGDTIEVLTSIEKVGHASINFDQEIMKGGTLLLKAKVVCACVDTDLKAKPIPEAELSKLKIV, from the coding sequence ATGTCAAAAAGCCGGCTTGAAAAGAAGATTTATTACCATGACACGGATTGCGGCGGCGTCGTTTATCACGCCTCGTATTTAAACCATCTTGAAGAAGGCAGGACCGAACTTCTTCGCGAAAAAGGTGTCGATGTCGGAGAACTCGCCTGCAAGGGGACGATCTTTCCGGTCGTCCACGTCGAAATCGACTACAAATACCCCGCCGTATACGGTGACACCATCGAAGTGCTCACCTCGATCGAGAAGGTCGGCCACGCCTCCATAAATTTCGACCAGGAGATAATGAAGGGCGGCACCCTGCTGCTGAAGGCGAAGGTCGTATGCGCGTGCGTGGATACGGACCTGAAGGCAAAGCCTATCCCTGAAGCGGAACTTTCCAAACTGAAGATTGTCTAA
- a CDS encoding sigma-70 family RNA polymerase sigma factor, translating into MSEKSINFDELVLEHKDKVFNLCYRFMGDHGEADDCAQETFVKVYRSLKDFRRESSVSTWIYRIAVNTCKNRLSSAQYRRNRYMVRLDEPKDTGEGEQPVEIGGKALSPSAELDRKEKGETIQEAINSLTGDHRSVVVLRDIEGLSYEEISEIMGYNLGTVKSKLARARQELREKLKGLV; encoded by the coding sequence ATGAGTGAAAAGAGCATAAATTTCGACGAGCTGGTCCTGGAGCATAAGGACAAGGTGTTCAATTTATGCTATCGTTTCATGGGCGATCACGGCGAGGCCGACGACTGCGCGCAGGAGACTTTCGTCAAGGTATACCGGTCGCTGAAGGATTTCAGGCGCGAGTCATCAGTATCGACGTGGATCTACAGGATAGCGGTAAACACGTGCAAGAACAGGCTCTCTTCCGCGCAATACCGCAGGAACAGGTATATGGTGCGGCTCGACGAGCCAAAAGATACAGGGGAAGGCGAGCAGCCGGTCGAGATAGGCGGCAAGGCCCTTTCCCCGTCGGCGGAGCTGGACAGGAAAGAAAAGGGAGAGACGATACAGGAGGCGATAAATTCACTTACCGGCGACCACAGGTCGGTTGTCGTGCTCCGCGATATCGAAGGGCTCTCATACGAGGAGATATCTGAAATTATGGGTTATAACCTCGGCACAGTGAAATCGAAACTGGCGAGGGCAAGGCAGGAATTAAGGGAGAAGCTAAAGGGGCTGGTCTAG
- a CDS encoding glycoside hydrolase family 3 C-terminal domain-containing protein, whose amino-acid sequence MNRPGIFLLSLALFLLFSAAAVYGEDQQAEKKIDELIKKMTLSEKVTLIAGNEMETYPIDRLGIPKLKCCDGPVGVARSGPVTAFPSSICMAATWDPDLIYKVSAALAEEVKGKDRNMSLAPCVNIHRVPMGGRNFESFGEDPYLSSRLAVVYVKGLQDNKVVATVKHYACNNQEWERGTIDVVIDERALREIYLPAFEAAVKEGGSWSVMASYNKVNGYHSSENDRLLNEILKKEWGFKGFVVSDWGGTHSTVNAANYGLDLEMPRGDNFNSKLVSAVNNGQVKEAVIDDKVRRILRAMFWLGLFDANPAPNRGSLNTAAHKEAAFLTSKEGIVLLKNTGGVLPIDITKIKSIAVIGPNAAVNRFGGGGSSEVTPAYNVSPLDGLKKRLGNKVAINYALGCKLEGEVVPIETSAVQTVFNGKKVNGFLGEYFNNQRLEGTPAVKRVDKNIDFSWGDGPPADGIQKDHFSARWTAKLTPPKTGEYEVNLRSDDGSRLFIDGREIIDSWKDHGEETKSTTMKFEAGKEYDLRVEFYENGGGAVVKLGWDIPRELAAEAAEVAKKSDIAIVFIGLSGRFESENFDRKDINLPDSQNDLVKKVVAANKNTVVVLNSGAAVIMNEWVNDVPAILEMWYPGQEGGNAIADVLLGYYNPSGKLPTTFPIKWEDCSAYSTYPGKNGKVYYSDGVFVGYRYFDKQGTKVLFPFGHGLSYTTFEYSNLTITPGAVSDGKIDITASFDLKNTGRREGAEVAQLYVREVAPGVERPVRELKGFKRVNLKPGETLKVTFKLDKRSLAFYDVDKKDWTAKPGEFEIEVGSSSRDIKLKGTFSLQKGKML is encoded by the coding sequence ATGAATAGGCCCGGGATCTTTCTGCTCTCACTTGCCTTATTTCTTTTGTTTTCGGCTGCGGCTGTTTACGGCGAGGACCAACAGGCGGAAAAGAAGATCGATGAATTGATAAAAAAGATGACGCTCAGCGAGAAGGTGACCCTTATCGCGGGAAACGAGATGGAGACGTATCCCATCGACAGGTTGGGTATCCCGAAATTGAAGTGTTGCGACGGCCCGGTCGGCGTCGCCAGGAGCGGCCCGGTGACGGCATTCCCGTCGTCCATATGCATGGCCGCGACATGGGACCCGGACCTGATCTATAAAGTGTCGGCGGCGCTTGCCGAAGAAGTCAAGGGAAAGGACAGGAATATGTCCCTCGCGCCGTGCGTGAATATCCACAGGGTCCCGATGGGCGGAAGGAATTTCGAGAGTTTCGGAGAAGACCCGTATCTCTCGTCGCGGCTGGCTGTAGTATATGTGAAGGGCCTTCAGGACAATAAAGTCGTCGCGACAGTAAAACATTACGCCTGCAACAACCAGGAATGGGAACGCGGCACGATAGATGTGGTCATCGACGAGCGGGCGCTCAGGGAGATATACCTGCCGGCATTTGAGGCGGCGGTGAAAGAAGGCGGTTCATGGTCCGTAATGGCCTCCTACAATAAAGTGAACGGCTATCATTCGAGCGAGAACGACCGCCTGCTAAATGAGATTCTTAAGAAAGAATGGGGATTCAAAGGGTTTGTCGTCTCGGACTGGGGGGGAACGCACAGCACGGTCAACGCGGCGAATTACGGCCTCGATCTCGAGATGCCGAGAGGGGATAATTTTAACTCGAAATTGGTGAGCGCGGTCAATAACGGCCAGGTAAAGGAAGCCGTGATAGACGACAAGGTAAGGCGGATCCTAAGGGCGATGTTCTGGCTCGGCCTCTTCGACGCCAACCCGGCGCCGAACCGCGGGTCCCTTAATACGGCGGCACACAAAGAGGCGGCCTTCCTGACGTCCAAGGAAGGGATAGTCCTGCTCAAGAATACCGGCGGTGTCCTGCCTATCGACATAACCAAGATAAAATCGATCGCGGTCATAGGCCCCAATGCCGCTGTCAACAGGTTCGGCGGCGGAGGCAGTTCAGAGGTGACGCCTGCCTATAACGTGAGCCCGCTCGACGGACTGAAGAAGAGACTCGGCAATAAAGTCGCAATAAATTACGCGTTGGGATGCAAACTTGAAGGCGAAGTAGTGCCGATCGAGACGTCGGCTGTCCAGACCGTCTTCAACGGGAAAAAAGTAAACGGTTTTCTGGGGGAATATTTCAATAACCAAAGGCTCGAGGGCACTCCGGCCGTGAAAAGGGTCGACAAGAATATAGACTTCTCATGGGGCGATGGGCCGCCGGCAGACGGCATACAGAAAGACCATTTCTCCGCCAGGTGGACGGCGAAACTCACGCCGCCGAAGACCGGCGAGTACGAGGTGAACCTGCGGAGCGACGACGGTTCCCGCCTCTTCATAGACGGCAGGGAGATCATAGACAGCTGGAAAGACCACGGCGAAGAGACTAAAAGCACTACGATGAAGTTTGAGGCGGGCAAGGAGTACGACCTGCGCGTCGAATTCTATGAGAACGGCGGAGGAGCGGTTGTTAAGTTGGGATGGGATATTCCCCGGGAATTGGCCGCAGAGGCCGCCGAGGTCGCGAAGAAATCCGATATTGCGATCGTATTTATCGGTCTCTCCGGGCGCTTTGAGTCAGAAAATTTCGACAGGAAAGATATAAACCTTCCTGATAGCCAGAACGATCTCGTCAAGAAGGTCGTCGCGGCGAATAAAAATACGGTCGTCGTATTGAATTCCGGGGCCGCGGTCATTATGAATGAATGGGTAAATGACGTCCCTGCGATCCTCGAGATGTGGTATCCTGGACAGGAAGGCGGCAATGCTATCGCGGATGTGCTGCTCGGATATTACAATCCGTCGGGCAAACTGCCCACAACCTTCCCGATCAAATGGGAAGATTGTTCGGCGTATTCCACTTATCCGGGCAAGAACGGCAAGGTATATTATTCGGACGGCGTCTTCGTAGGCTACCGCTACTTCGACAAGCAGGGGACAAAGGTCCTCTTCCCGTTCGGCCATGGCCTTTCTTATACCACCTTTGAATACAGCAACCTTACGATAACGCCCGGCGCGGTGTCGGACGGTAAGATCGATATCACGGCCTCTTTCGACCTCAAGAACACCGGCAGGAGGGAAGGCGCCGAGGTCGCCCAGTTGTATGTAAGGGAGGTCGCTCCGGGCGTCGAGAGGCCCGTAAGGGAGCTTAAGGGATTCAAGAGGGTGAATCTTAAGCCCGGCGAAACGCTAAAGGTGACATTCAAGCTCGATAAGAGGTCCCTCGCGTTCTATGATGTCGATAAGAAGGATTGGACCGCCAAGCCCGGAGAATTCGAGATCGAGGTGGGCAGTTCGTCCAGGGATATCAAGCTCAAGGGTACCTTTAGTCTGCAAAAGGGCAAAATGCTCTGA
- a CDS encoding metallophosphoesterase encodes MLIREFVSLGVFLAFVLAVYIKEGQLISGLVLHKLRRKEGPSGFLSKPAIAVHILAAAGILCFLYGLLIEPHWIEVKRVEIESSKLSRASLRIVQLSDLHTDPKGTNEKKVIEAVNALKPDIIVFTGDAVNSPKALPVFKKTLKSLKANIGKYAVTGNFDYWFLRGLDLFGGTGFDPLDAKIERINKDGDIFFISGLNFEHGGYWFPLLKNVPRGYYSIFLYHKPDLIEDLKGVNVDLYLAGHTHGGQVALPFYGAIITLSKYGKRYEAGEYKVGNTVLYVNRGIGTEGKAGVRVRFMVRPEITVFDIRPPRPVAKK; translated from the coding sequence ATGCTGATCCGGGAATTCGTTTCGCTCGGCGTTTTTCTCGCGTTTGTTCTCGCCGTATACATAAAAGAGGGCCAGCTGATATCCGGGCTGGTCCTCCATAAATTACGGCGCAAGGAAGGGCCTTCCGGTTTCCTGTCCAAGCCGGCGATAGCCGTCCATATCCTGGCGGCGGCCGGTATCCTTTGCTTCCTCTACGGCCTTTTAATAGAACCGCATTGGATAGAAGTCAAGAGAGTGGAGATAGAGAGCAGCAAATTATCCCGCGCCAGTCTCCGTATAGTCCAGTTATCAGACCTGCATACCGACCCCAAAGGCACGAACGAGAAAAAAGTTATAGAGGCGGTGAACGCGCTGAAACCCGACATCATCGTCTTCACGGGGGACGCGGTAAATTCCCCGAAGGCGCTGCCCGTCTTTAAAAAGACCCTGAAGAGCCTTAAGGCTAATATAGGAAAATATGCCGTGACAGGGAACTTCGATTACTGGTTCCTGCGCGGGCTCGACCTGTTCGGGGGGACCGGTTTCGATCCCCTGGACGCGAAGATCGAGAGGATAAACAAAGACGGGGATATTTTTTTCATCTCAGGCCTTAATTTCGAGCATGGCGGGTATTGGTTTCCGTTACTGAAGAATGTGCCGCGAGGGTATTACAGCATATTTTTGTACCATAAGCCCGACCTCATCGAGGACCTGAAAGGCGTAAATGTCGACCTGTATCTAGCCGGACATACCCACGGCGGACAGGTGGCGCTCCCGTTTTACGGCGCGATAATCACCCTTTCGAAATACGGCAAGAGATATGAAGCAGGGGAATACAAGGTCGGGAACACCGTCCTTTACGTGAACCGCGGCATAGGGACCGAAGGGAAGGCCGGTGTGAGGGTCAGGTTCATGGTGAGGCCGGAGATAACCGTATTCGACATCAGGCCCCCGCGTCCCGTCGCAAAAAAATGA
- a CDS encoding rubrerythrin family protein — protein MDKSLKGTKTEKNLLASFAGESQARNRYTYFASAARKEGYEQIANIFTETAENEKEHAKVFFKYLEGGDVEITAAYPAGKINNTKANLEAAAAGEKLEWTTLYSDFGRIAKDEGFPEVASSFEQIAKVERFHESRYRRLINNIANGEVFKKKAPVKWHCINCGYVFEGAEAPKECPACKHPQAFYEILSENF, from the coding sequence ATGGATAAATCATTGAAGGGCACGAAGACCGAAAAGAACCTGCTTGCCTCGTTCGCGGGCGAATCCCAGGCGAGGAACAGGTATACGTATTTCGCCAGCGCCGCGCGAAAAGAAGGCTATGAGCAGATAGCGAATATATTCACCGAGACCGCGGAGAACGAAAAGGAGCACGCCAAGGTATTTTTCAAGTATCTTGAAGGCGGAGATGTCGAGATAACGGCCGCTTACCCGGCCGGTAAGATAAATAATACGAAGGCGAACCTTGAAGCCGCGGCCGCAGGAGAGAAGCTGGAGTGGACTACGCTGTATTCCGATTTTGGAAGGATAGCCAAGGATGAAGGATTTCCCGAAGTCGCCAGCTCCTTCGAGCAGATAGCGAAAGTTGAAAGATTCCACGAGTCTAGATACAGGAGGCTCATCAACAACATAGCTAACGGCGAAGTATTCAAGAAGAAGGCGCCGGTCAAGTGGCATTGCATAAACTGCGGCTATGTGTTCGAAGGGGCAGAGGCCCCAAAAGAATGCCCGGCCTGCAAACACCCCCAGGCATTTTACGAGATCCTCTCCGAGAATTTTTAG